In Ancalomicrobiaceae bacterium S20, the following proteins share a genomic window:
- a CDS encoding DUF502 domain-containing protein, translating into MAERPDGLHGTSWTARLRNSFITGVVVAGPLAITVYLAKSFLEWVDATVKPMVPAAWNPDSYLPFALPGFGLVVALLGFTMLGALMASLLGRTMLSYGEQLVDRMPFVRPVYKTLKQVFETFVANKEQSFRQVGLIEWPRPGIWSIVFVAGPVRGEIARRIGEARAARLAEAERLMSAQATEPDNVPEDVGTASGALGADGSTAEDDVLAVFIPTTPNPTGGYLMFLPAADVTILGMSVEDAAKFVISGGIVAPEGRGASEAVAAPSAPPEHGSAS; encoded by the coding sequence ATGGCCGAACGTCCCGACGGTCTGCACGGCACGAGCTGGACGGCTCGGCTGAGAAACAGCTTCATCACCGGCGTGGTCGTCGCCGGTCCGCTGGCGATCACGGTCTATCTGGCGAAGTCGTTCCTCGAGTGGGTCGACGCGACCGTCAAGCCGATGGTGCCGGCCGCCTGGAACCCGGACAGCTATTTGCCCTTCGCCCTGCCGGGCTTCGGCCTGGTCGTGGCGCTCCTCGGCTTCACCATGCTCGGTGCGCTGATGGCGAGCCTGCTCGGCCGCACCATGCTGTCCTACGGCGAACAGCTCGTCGACCGCATGCCCTTCGTGCGACCGGTCTACAAGACGTTGAAGCAGGTTTTCGAGACCTTCGTCGCCAACAAGGAACAGAGCTTTCGGCAGGTCGGCCTGATCGAATGGCCGCGGCCGGGGATCTGGTCGATCGTCTTCGTCGCCGGCCCGGTCCGCGGCGAGATCGCGCGCCGGATCGGCGAGGCCCGCGCGGCGCGGCTCGCCGAGGCGGAGCGGCTCATGAGTGCGCAGGCAACCGAGCCGGACAATGTGCCGGAGGACGTCGGCACGGCCTCCGGTGCGCTGGGGGCCGATGGATCCACGGCCGAGGACGACGTGCTGGCGGTGTTCATCCCGACCACACCCAATCCGACCGGCGGCTATCTGATGTTCCTGCCAGCTGCGGACGTCACGATTCTCGGCATGTCCGTTGAAGATGCCGCCAAGTTCGTCATCTCCGGCGGCATCGTCGCGCCGGAGGGGCGGGGAGCGTCCGAGGCGGTCGCCGCGCCGAGCGCGCCGCCCGAGCACGGGTCAGCGTCCTGA
- a CDS encoding alpha-D-ribose 1-methylphosphonate 5-triphosphate diphosphatase, translated as MAEQSATVIEGARVIFADRVATASVRFEDGVITAIDGARDGATVIDGRGFLLAPALIDVHGDAFERQVMPRPGVGLPIAPALLETDRQLAANGIATTYHALTLSWEPGLRSVANGRAIVEGLRDLAPRLTVENRVQLRWETFCFEAIELIEAALAGPLAPSIAFNDHTSMALLDPAVPMQDRPFDQDPNFPVVDIDSPAFEGKMEERAKRSHMTKQDFVRLIRNIWDRRPEVPAAIAKVASAGRARGVPMFSHDDSRTETRDYYRGLGARVSEFPMNLTVARAAREAGDILVFGAPNAARGGSHLGSPGAADMIRAGLCDVLASDYYYPAMLLAMARLKADDVAPLEQLWPLVSGNAARASGLDDRGVIAEGKRADLVLVDWPEAGAPAIRRTFVAGREAYRAIPAG; from the coding sequence ATGGCGGAGCAATCGGCGACGGTGATCGAAGGGGCGCGGGTGATTTTCGCGGATCGCGTCGCGACCGCATCGGTTCGCTTCGAGGATGGCGTGATCACCGCAATTGACGGCGCCCGCGACGGGGCGACCGTGATCGACGGTCGCGGCTTCCTGCTCGCGCCGGCGCTAATCGACGTCCATGGCGACGCCTTCGAGCGCCAGGTCATGCCGCGCCCCGGCGTCGGCCTGCCGATCGCGCCGGCGCTGCTCGAGACCGATCGCCAGCTCGCCGCCAACGGCATCGCCACCACCTATCACGCACTGACGCTGAGCTGGGAGCCGGGCCTGCGCTCGGTCGCCAACGGGCGCGCCATCGTCGAGGGTCTGCGTGACCTCGCGCCCCGCCTGACGGTCGAGAACCGGGTGCAGCTGCGCTGGGAGACCTTCTGCTTCGAGGCGATCGAGCTGATCGAGGCGGCGCTCGCCGGCCCGCTCGCACCCTCGATCGCCTTCAACGATCACACGTCCATGGCGCTGCTCGACCCGGCCGTGCCGATGCAGGACCGGCCGTTCGATCAGGATCCCAACTTCCCCGTGGTCGACATCGACAGCCCGGCCTTCGAGGGCAAGATGGAGGAACGCGCCAAGCGTTCGCACATGACGAAGCAGGACTTCGTCCGGCTGATCCGCAACATCTGGGACCGCCGTCCCGAGGTGCCCGCGGCGATCGCCAAGGTCGCGAGCGCCGGCCGCGCGCGCGGCGTGCCGATGTTCTCGCACGACGACAGCCGAACCGAGACGCGCGACTATTATCGCGGCCTCGGCGCGCGTGTCAGCGAGTTCCCGATGAACCTGACCGTCGCGCGTGCGGCGCGCGAGGCCGGCGACATTCTGGTGTTCGGCGCGCCGAACGCCGCGCGCGGCGGCAGCCACCTCGGCTCGCCCGGCGCGGCCGACATGATCCGCGCCGGCCTCTGTGACGTGCTCGCCTCCGACTATTACTATCCGGCCATGCTGCTCGCCATGGCGCGGCTGAAGGCCGATGATGTCGCGCCGTTGGAACAGCTCTGGCCGCTGGTCTCCGGCAATGCCGCCCGCGCCTCCGGGCTCGACGATCGCGGCGTGATCGCCGAGGGCAAGCGCGCCGACCTCGTTCTGGTCGACTGGCCCGAGGCCGGCGCGCCGGCGATCCGGCGCACCTTCGTCGCCGGCCGCGAAGCCTATCGCGCGATCCCGGCCGGCTGA
- a CDS encoding MarR family winged helix-turn-helix transcriptional regulator, whose amino-acid sequence MTNDSAPFDHPANALVLEVFRLNGALIRFGDALVRPLGLTSARWQVLGSIAHGRGTFSVARLADNMGLARQSVQRVVDELADAGLVGFAPNPAHKRAKLVLMTPAGEDAFNRASALWRPVAEAMLASLEARRIAETTEALATLRVQIEERDMDRSEE is encoded by the coding sequence ATGACAAACGACAGCGCCCCTTTCGATCATCCCGCGAACGCGCTCGTGCTGGAGGTTTTCCGCCTCAACGGCGCCCTGATCCGGTTCGGCGACGCGCTGGTCCGGCCCCTGGGTCTGACCAGCGCCCGCTGGCAGGTGCTGGGCTCGATCGCGCATGGCCGAGGCACGTTCTCGGTCGCCCGGCTCGCCGACAACATGGGTCTGGCGCGCCAGTCGGTGCAGCGGGTCGTCGACGAGCTTGCCGACGCCGGGCTGGTCGGCTTCGCGCCGAACCCGGCCCATAAGCGCGCCAAACTGGTCTTGATGACACCGGCCGGCGAAGACGCATTCAACCGGGCCAGCGCGCTCTGGCGGCCAGTCGCCGAGGCGATGCTGGCATCGCTCGAAGCGCGACGGATCGCCGAAACCACCGAGGCTCTCGCCACGCTGCGCGTGCAGATCGAGGAGCGAGACATGGACAGGAGTGAGGAATGA
- a CDS encoding cytochrome b/b6 domain-containing protein produces the protein MSLKSSPDRYGIVAVTVHWLAAGLIVALLFSGFRAAGLHDAAAKAMVLRIHFMAAVLVLSLTAFRIGWWLLWDDKPSPPPGSTRLQAFLAAAVHGLLYVVVLGMIASGVGMVGVSGAIAILTTDVTVLPDFWRYPPRIPHGLGASLMLGLLGLHVAAALYHHFVRRDGALGRMWLSR, from the coding sequence ATGTCGCTGAAGAGCTCACCCGATCGGTACGGGATCGTCGCGGTCACGGTCCATTGGCTCGCCGCCGGTCTGATCGTGGCCCTGTTGTTTTCCGGCTTCCGGGCTGCCGGACTGCACGACGCCGCCGCCAAGGCCATGGTGCTGCGGATCCATTTTATGGCCGCCGTTCTCGTCCTGAGTTTGACGGCGTTCCGGATCGGCTGGTGGCTGTTGTGGGACGACAAACCGTCTCCGCCACCCGGCTCCACGCGACTGCAGGCCTTCCTGGCCGCTGCCGTGCACGGGCTGCTCTATGTCGTGGTGCTCGGCATGATCGCCAGCGGCGTCGGCATGGTCGGCGTCAGCGGCGCCATTGCGATCCTCACCACCGATGTGACCGTCCTACCGGACTTCTGGCGCTATCCCCCGCGCATCCCGCACGGATTGGGCGCCAGTCTCATGCTCGGTCTCCTCGGCCTCCACGTCGCGGCCGCGCTCTATCACCATTTCGTCCGCCGGGACGGAGCGCTCGGACGCATGTGGCTCTCAAGGTGA